A single region of the Prevotella sp. HUN102 genome encodes:
- a CDS encoding 2-oxoacid:ferredoxin oxidoreductase subunit delta, with protein MAGKHLSEDEIKYVISADSSKAQQELHQLGKSTAALRREEKARRSAMIELEATGKKNSAQYQRLREECREYTRQIKDNEEKMKKLRSTLDVSAMTMVQLRKYAKELSSELNNTSKAASPQKYAELEARLQGVNMRIEDLRNGAVKLRQHFSSMEALNVMAGNVMTKLAELAGNTLKKFAGFISESISKSVELAESADGITHAFGKIGNEEYLQELREATKGTVNDVELMKAAVKAKDFRIPLEDLGKYLSFAQLKAQQTGQSLDYMVDSIVTGLGRQSPQILDNLGISAAEIKEQTKQTGDFMKAVAGIVENNLAKAGETYISAADRAERRTVELENAQRKLGEALLPLKEQFADVFGQFQLTTIKTIKYLVQHRDTLLLLGKAIVLLIATYGAYVAGQKLAHLWSLRLLAVSKLKAAATAVENTMLELSVLRHAVLNKTMKTSIALQKAFNVVLKLSPWGLVLGAITLVVGALLLFRKRTDAATAAQKTLNSIHEEAIRKVEVERVKIEMLTRRIHDNSLSLGERHDAISALQKIVPDYTAKLSREGKVYEENTGALKKYLNALKEKALLEGAKGTIAKLSGQKAELMAEQTVRQQELDKLKEEQKQFVRQNAGRPQTSGGSAAPGAVNAAMSYSANVSALSKKIKNIDDKIKTVDVSLEAIDKAFGKQLAEDELSTGKGNSTPPRASTGGGGTKSKSTSTGSTPDPDDTFTKNFAAARQKEIDNADAAYQQDTNNLNTSLARKKISQEQYDIYTSALATRHTTNLLAIEQKYQEQSRQAAIKDAEKKQQLQDTQDRNVEQAEQRLTETQIAAQQKYQDSIQQVAEQGKVARTLTLEEERDAKLAVLEGYYLTALEWARQNGEDTTAVERAYQEARLNIADEYAGKQLEQIRELERQKAQARQSFGLDTFDEQVKQQMQQRREAYDRGLLTEQEYLQSIEILNQQAEEHLLQLRQQYGLVSQQELYNAELDQLKLHLQNKELSEEEYEEAVKNLKISKMKESFDYFSNLSGNAAQALQDAETANVEAKYDAEIEAARNAGKDTTELEKKKADDKLKIQKKYADVNFAIKASQIIADTATSIMRAYSDLGPIAGSAAAALMGVTGVAQLAAANAERQKVKKMTLNGTGGSPSASGTRVATGLESGGYIDVEREQDGRRFNATYDPMKRGFVDKPTVIVGEGGFGRSREWVASNAAVENPTVAPIIDIIDRAQRTGSIRTLDMNKIMLRYQGRAAGGFIGRQPSSADAVNSGRSVPSAHPAPDNHLIDKLYNLLDRIASEGIPASVALTELEQKQQLRDQARRFGSKG; from the coding sequence ATGGCAGGAAAACATCTTTCAGAAGACGAAATCAAATATGTCATTTCGGCAGACTCTTCCAAGGCGCAGCAAGAACTTCATCAGCTCGGAAAGTCCACCGCGGCTCTCCGCCGTGAGGAAAAGGCACGTCGGTCAGCGATGATTGAACTCGAAGCAACAGGAAAAAAGAATTCAGCACAGTATCAACGACTACGTGAAGAATGCAGGGAGTATACAAGGCAAATTAAGGACAATGAGGAAAAGATGAAGAAACTCCGTTCCACTCTTGATGTCAGTGCCATGACTATGGTTCAACTTCGCAAATATGCCAAGGAACTCTCTTCAGAACTCAACAATACATCCAAAGCTGCATCACCTCAAAAGTATGCCGAACTCGAAGCTCGTCTGCAAGGGGTCAATATGCGCATAGAAGACTTGCGCAACGGAGCCGTCAAACTTCGACAGCATTTCAGCAGTATGGAAGCATTAAATGTCATGGCAGGTAATGTTATGACAAAACTTGCAGAACTTGCCGGGAACACATTGAAAAAGTTCGCGGGATTCATCTCCGAGTCTATCTCCAAGAGTGTCGAACTTGCTGAGTCGGCCGACGGCATAACTCACGCTTTCGGGAAAATCGGCAATGAAGAGTATCTCCAGGAACTCCGTGAGGCCACCAAGGGAACGGTCAATGACGTGGAGCTGATGAAGGCCGCCGTCAAGGCAAAAGACTTCCGGATTCCTCTCGAGGATCTCGGGAAGTATCTCTCATTCGCACAGCTCAAGGCGCAGCAGACGGGGCAGTCGCTCGACTATATGGTGGACTCCATCGTTACCGGTCTCGGACGCCAGTCGCCGCAGATTCTCGACAACCTCGGCATTTCTGCTGCCGAAATCAAGGAGCAGACCAAGCAGACGGGCGACTTTATGAAAGCCGTGGCAGGGATAGTGGAGAACAATCTTGCCAAAGCCGGAGAAACCTACATCTCCGCCGCCGACCGTGCAGAACGGCGAACGGTGGAGCTGGAAAATGCGCAGCGTAAGCTCGGCGAAGCCCTGCTGCCGCTGAAAGAGCAGTTTGCAGACGTGTTCGGACAGTTCCAGCTTACAACCATCAAGACCATCAAGTATCTCGTTCAGCACCGAGACACACTGCTGCTGCTCGGCAAGGCAATCGTCCTGCTCATAGCCACCTACGGAGCTTATGTTGCCGGACAGAAACTCGCCCATCTGTGGAGCCTCCGTCTCTTGGCAGTGAGCAAGCTCAAGGCGGCAGCCACAGCCGTGGAGAATACGATGCTTGAGCTCTCCGTTCTGCGCCACGCCGTACTGAACAAGACGATGAAGACCTCCATCGCCCTTCAGAAGGCGTTCAACGTGGTCCTCAAGCTCTCCCCCTGGGGACTGGTGCTCGGCGCGATAACCCTCGTGGTGGGCGCACTGCTGCTGTTCAGGAAACGCACCGATGCCGCCACAGCTGCACAGAAAACCCTCAATTCCATTCACGAGGAAGCTATTCGCAAGGTAGAGGTGGAGCGTGTAAAGATAGAAATGCTTACACGGCGTATTCACGACAACTCCCTTTCCCTTGGCGAACGCCACGACGCCATATCCGCCCTGCAGAAGATAGTGCCCGACTATACAGCCAAACTTTCCAGAGAAGGGAAGGTTTACGAAGAGAACACCGGTGCACTAAAAAAATACCTCAATGCACTCAAGGAAAAAGCCTTGCTCGAAGGAGCGAAGGGTACAATCGCCAAACTGTCAGGGCAGAAAGCCGAACTGATGGCTGAACAGACCGTCAGGCAGCAGGAACTGGACAAGCTCAAAGAAGAACAGAAACAATTCGTAAGGCAGAATGCCGGCCGGCCGCAGACTTCCGGAGGCTCCGCTGCCCCGGGCGCAGTCAATGCCGCTATGAGCTATTCCGCCAATGTATCAGCACTATCGAAAAAAATCAAGAATATCGACGATAAGATAAAGACGGTAGATGTTTCCTTGGAAGCCATCGACAAAGCGTTCGGAAAGCAGCTTGCCGAGGATGAACTTTCCACAGGGAAAGGCAACTCAACTCCGCCGAGAGCTTCCACCGGTGGAGGTGGAACCAAATCAAAGTCCACCTCCACAGGCAGCACCCCCGATCCCGACGACACTTTCACAAAGAACTTCGCCGCCGCACGGCAGAAGGAGATAGACAATGCCGATGCCGCCTATCAACAGGATACAAACAATCTGAACACATCGCTTGCCCGAAAGAAAATATCCCAAGAGCAGTACGACATCTACACCTCAGCCCTCGCCACCCGGCACACCACCAACCTGCTTGCCATAGAGCAGAAGTATCAGGAACAATCCAGACAGGCGGCCATCAAGGACGCTGAAAAGAAACAGCAGCTGCAGGACACCCAGGACAGGAACGTGGAACAGGCCGAGCAGAGGCTCACCGAGACACAGATTGCCGCACAGCAGAAATATCAGGACTCCATACAGCAGGTAGCGGAACAGGGAAAAGTTGCCCGAACGCTCACGCTCGAAGAGGAACGCGATGCCAAGCTCGCCGTGCTTGAGGGATATTACCTGACGGCTCTCGAATGGGCACGGCAGAACGGCGAGGACACCACGGCCGTGGAGCGTGCCTATCAGGAGGCACGCCTTAACATCGCTGATGAGTATGCCGGCAAGCAGTTGGAGCAAATCAGGGAACTTGAAAGGCAGAAGGCACAGGCGCGGCAGAGTTTCGGACTTGACACTTTTGATGAGCAGGTTAAACAACAGATGCAGCAACGCCGTGAAGCCTACGACAGAGGACTGCTCACGGAACAGGAGTATCTGCAATCCATTGAGATTCTCAACCAACAGGCCGAGGAGCATCTGCTCCAGCTCCGTCAGCAGTACGGACTGGTTTCCCAACAGGAACTCTACAATGCCGAACTCGACCAGCTCAAGCTGCACCTGCAGAATAAGGAATTGTCGGAAGAAGAATACGAGGAAGCCGTCAAGAACCTCAAGATTTCCAAGATGAAGGAGTCCTTCGACTACTTTTCCAATCTTTCCGGAAATGCGGCGCAGGCTCTCCAAGATGCAGAGACAGCCAATGTCGAGGCAAAATATGATGCCGAAATAGAGGCTGCCCGCAATGCGGGGAAGGACACCACGGAATTGGAGAAGAAGAAAGCCGATGATAAACTGAAGATACAGAAGAAGTACGCCGACGTGAACTTCGCCATCAAGGCTTCCCAGATTATAGCTGACACGGCGACCTCCATAATGAGGGCATATTCCGACCTCGGCCCCATCGCAGGTTCCGCGGCGGCAGCTCTGATGGGAGTTACGGGGGTGGCACAGCTCGCCGCCGCCAATGCCGAACGACAGAAGGTGAAGAAGATGACGCTCAACGGCACGGGTGGCAGCCCTTCTGCCTCCGGCACCCGCGTCGCCACCGGCCTTGAGTCCGGAGGATACATTGACGTGGAGCGGGAACAGGACGGCAGGCGATTCAATGCGACATACGACCCGATGAAGCGCGGCTTCGTGGACAAGCCCACCGTAATCGTGGGCGAGGGAGGATTCGGACGCAGCCGTGAGTGGGTGGCAAGCAATGCCGCCGTGGAGAACCCCACCGTCGCCCCCATCATCGACATCATAGACCGTGCACAGCGCACAGGCAGCATCCGGACACTTGATATGAACAAGATAATGCTGAGATATCAGGGCAGGGCTGCGGGAGGTTTCATCGGCAGGCAGCCGTCATCTGCCGACGCCGTCAATTCCGGCCGTTCCGTTCCCTCTGCCCATCCGGCACCCGACAATCATCTCATAGACAAACTCTACAACCTGCTCGACAGGATTGCCAGCGAGGGAATCCCCGCAAGCGTGGCACTCACAGAACTGGAACAGAAGCAGCAGCTGCGCGACCAGGCACGGAGATTCGGGAGCAAGGGATGA